Proteins encoded within one genomic window of Natator depressus isolate rNatDep1 chromosome 1, rNatDep2.hap1, whole genome shotgun sequence:
- the LOC141993936 gene encoding protocadherin-8-like, with protein MSPGLTLSRAGLSSVLLCLLGAGCLGETVRYHTDEEDAPGTVFGVLSDDLQSSSGDRPLGSFRLMEQFSNSSLVRVREGDGQLSIGEAGIDRERLCGQSLQCVLAFDVVSLWQEQYRLVHVELEVRDINDNAPRFPQAHIPLEVSESAAPGTRLPLEIALDPDVGSNSIQSFRLSRNSHFGIEAQTRADGGKSAELVLLQELDRETQAAYTLELVAQDGGSPARSGTATVSVRVLDANDNSPAFPQGSVTVELGEDAPRGSLLLDLEAADADEGPNGEIVYGFGSQVPAEARQLFRLDPLSGRLTLEGPVDYERQRTYELDVQAQDRGASPLAATCKVIVRLADVNDNAPGISVSPLSGAPAGAGVAYVSEAAARDSFVALVSTSDRDSGPNGQVRCALYGHEHFALQRAYADSYVLVTAAPLDRERVAEYNLTLVAEDLGSPPFKTVRQYTVRVSDENDNAPLFSKPVYEVAVLENNPPGAYLATVVARDPDLGRNGKVLYRLLETRSPGGGPRSGLISVDPHSGSVHARQPLDCEELPLAEVELEACDGGAPQLCQRARLRVRVVDQNDNAPVITSPPLANGSAELLLPVSAPAGYLIARFAASDADQGANSELSYSLRGGAHPLVALNRDTGELALRRRLRGGASEAAFPLVVAVHDRGRPSLSCTATVRLIPTDTLPSSVEIVVVQPSAEELQRQPRLDPSVVLIAVLAGGCGLLLVAIVAVASTCRRSKTHFQRGPEEQRGGQEARLLKGSGSQAGSSSLPALCQLSVTTESENPSETSQAEDSSRESLCHSAQGRKARSKDSQGQVLVPFHSPSLWQEQESASSLSSHSTPDQFSVKDSGKGDSEFNDSDSDISGEGLKKPPSQTAEKQVGTTACTDGRTYKDTERYCRFYVQQSQTSKTIPLHYENYMIAYSTTPIYQPILQLGKPNFLPQQPKLKECYQVNIPKTEKLCERVLSGEPEMPPTTLSRQYKGLNHPPQNTLLPNASEVATSF; from the exons ATGTCTCCTGGTCTCACGTTGTCCAGAGCGGGACTAAGCTCTGTGCTGCTGTGTCTCCTGGGCGCAGGGTGCCTGGGTGAGACGGTCAGGTACCACACGGACGAGGAAGACGCCCCCGGTACAGTCTTTGGGGTGCTGTCGGACGATTTACAGTCCAGCTCTGGGGACAGACCCCTCGGCAGTTTCCGCCTGATGGAGCAGTTCAGCAACAGCTCGCTGGTGCGGGTGCGGGAGGGCGACGGGCAGCTGAGCATCGGCGAGGCAGGGATCGACCGGGAGCGGCTGTGCGGCCAGTCCCTCCAGTGCGTCCTGGCTTTCGACGTGGTGAGCCTGTGGCAGGAGCAGTACCGGCTGGTGCACGTGGAGCTGGAGGTGCGGGACATCAACGACAACGCGCCGCGCTTCCCCCAGGCGCACATCCCGCTCGAGGTGTCCGAGAGCGCCGCGCCCGGCACCCGCCTGCCGCTGGAGATCGCCCTGGACCCGGACGTGGGCTCCAACTCCATCCAGAGCTTCCGGCTCTCGCGCAACAGCCACTTCGGCATCGAGGCGCAGACGCGGGCGGACGGCGGGAAAAGCGCCgagctggtgctgctgcaggagctggacCGCGAGACCCAGGCCGCCTACACGCTGGAGCTGGTGGCCCAGGACGGCGGCAGCCCGGCCCGCTCGGGCACGGCCACGGTGAGCGTCCGGGTGCTGGACGCCAACGACAACAGCCCGGCCTTCCCGCAGGGCTCGGTCACGGTGGAGCTGGGCGAGGACGCGCCGCggggctccctgctgctggacctGGAGGCGGCCGACGCCGACGAGGGGCCCAACGGCGAGATCGTCTACGGCTTCGGCAGCCAGGTGCCGGCCGAGGCGCGGCAGCTTTTCCGGCTGGACCCGCTCTCGGGCCGCCTGACGCTGGAGGGGCCGGTGGATTACGAGCGGCAGCGGACCTACGAGCTGGACGTGCAGGCGCAGGACCGGGGCGCCAGCCCCCTGGCGGCCACGTGCAAAGTCATCGTGCGCCTGGCCGACGTGAACGACAACGCGCCGGGCATCAGCGTCAGCCCCCTGAGCGGCGCCCCCGCCGGCGCCGGGGTGGCCTACGTCAGCGAGGCGGCGGCGCGCGACAGCTTCGTGGCGCTGGTCAGCACCTCGGACAGGGACTCGGGCCCCAACGGGCAGGTGCGCTGCGCCCTCTACGGGCACGAGCACTTCGCGCTGCAGCGCGCCTACGCCGACAGCTACGTGCTCGTCACCGCCGCGCCGCTGGACCGCGAGCGCGTGGCCGAGTACAACCTGACCCTGGTGGCCGAGGACCTGGGCTCGCCGCCCTTCAAGACCGTCCGGCAGTACACGGTGCGCGTGAGCGACGAGAACGACAACGCGCCGCTCTTCTCCAAGCCCGTCTACGAGGTGGCGGTGCTGGAGAACAACCCGCCGGGCGCCTACCTCGCCACCGTGGTGGCCCGCGACCCCGACCTGGGCCGCAACGGGAAGGTGCTTTACCGGCTGCTGGAGACACGGAGCCCGGGCGGCGGCCCCCGCTCCGGTCTGATCTCCGTGGATCCCCACAGCGGGTCCGTCCACGCCCGGCAGCCGCTGGACTGCGAGGAGCTGCCGCTGGCGGAGGTGGAGCTGGAAGCCTGCGACGGGggcgccccccagctctgccagcgggCCCGCCTCCGGGTCCGGGTGGTGGACCAGAACGACAACGCCCCGGTCATCACCTCCCCGCCGCTGGCGAACGGCTCCGCCGAGCTGCTGCTGCCCGTCAGCGCCCCCGCCGGGTACCTGATCGCCCGCTTCGCGGCCAGCGACGCGGACCAAGGCGCCAACTCCGAGCTCTCCTACTCCCTCCGGGGCGGCGCCCACCCGCTGGTCGCCCTGAACCGGGACACCGGGGAGCTGGCCCTGCGGAGGAGGCTGCGCGGAGGGGCCTCGGAAGCGGCCTTCCCGCTTGTCGTCGCTGTCCACGACCGCGGGAGGCCGTCGCTGTCCTGCACGGCCACCGTCCGGCTCATTCCCACGGACACACTCCCCTCTAGCGTGGAGATCGTGGTCGTGCAGCCCTCGGCCGAGGAGCTGCAGCGGCAGCCCCGCCTGGACCCCTCCGTGGTCCTCATCGCTGTGCTGGCCGGGGGCTGCGGCTTGCTGCTGGTCGCTATCGTCGCTGTGGCCTCCACCTGCAGGAGGAGCAAGACTCACTTCCAGCGTGGGCCCGAAGAGCAGCGGGGAGGCCAGGAAGCCAGGCTGCTGAAGGGCTCAGGCTCCCAGGCAGGGAGCTCCTCCCTGCCAGCTCTCTGCCAGCTCTCTGTTACCACCGAGTCTGAGAACCCCAGTGAGACTTCCCAGGCCGAGGACAGTAGCAGAGAGTCCTTGTGTCATTCTGCCCAAGGGAGGAAAGCCAGGAGCAAAGACTCCCAG GGTCAAGTTCTTGTTCCTTTTCATTCCCCATCTCTTTGGCAGGAGCAAGAATCTGCTTCGAGTTTAAG CTCCCATTCAACTCCTGATCAGTTTAGTGTGAAAGACAGTGGGAAAGGAGATAGCGAGTTTAATGACAGTGATTCTGATATCAGTGGGGAGGGGTTAAAGAAGCCACCTTCACAGACAGCTGAAAAGCAAGTTG GTACTACAGCCTGTACAGATGGACGGACTTACAAGGACACAGAAAGATACTGTAGATTTTATGTCCAACAGTCCCAAACAAGCAAAACCATCCCATTGCATTATGAAAATTATATGATTGCATATTCTACAACACCAATTTATCAGCCCATCCTTCAGCTCGGGAAGCCAAATTTTCTTCCACAGCAGCCAAAGCTGAAAGAGTGTTATCAAGTTAATATTCCTAAAACTGAAAAACTATGTGAAAGAGTTCTAAGTGGTGAGCCAGAAATGCCACCAACCACTCTGTCGAGACAGTATAAAGGACTAAATCACCCTCCACAGAACACTTTACTCCCAAACGCCTCTGAAGTAGCAACGTCATTCTGA